One Calliopsis andreniformis isolate RMS-2024a chromosome 9, iyCalAndr_principal, whole genome shotgun sequence genomic window carries:
- the Tsp97e gene encoding tetraspanin 97E isoform X2 — protein MCGGFTCSKNALTALNILYIVVAFILIGVAVYGRASALVTNLPIIGGILACGVILILISIIGLIGAVKHHQVLLFFYMLILFLLFLIQFSIACACLAVNTKQQEQLAEQGWRHVADDLRGKVQTTFNCCGFNSTVTDILDEQHPLSCKAVNKICCQYTTDPGCACTSCMQKLQSTIDYAFKLCGSIGLFFSFTEPFIQGVI, from the exons ATGTGTGGCGGCTTTACGTGCTCGAAAAATGCATTAACGGCACTAAACATCCTTTATATT gttgttgcatttattttaatTGGTGTTGCTGTCTACGGAAGGGCTTCTGCATTAGTCACAAATCTTCCTATAATTGGAGGAATCTTAGCATGTGGTGTAATATTAATTCTGATTTCAATAATAGGGCTTATTGGTGCTGTTAAGCATCATCAAGTTTTATTATTCTTT TACATGCTTATTTTGTTCTTACTGTTTCTGATTCAATTCAGTATTGCTTGTGCGTGTCTTGCTGTTAACACCAAACAACAAGAACAACTAGCAGAGCAG GGTTGGAGGCATGTTGCAGATGATTTGAGAGGAAAAGTACAAACTACTTTTAATTGCTGTGGATTTAACAGCACTGTGACTGACATTTTAGATGAACAGCATCCATTGTCTTGCAAAGCTGTCAAT AAAATTTGTTGCCAGTATACTACAGATCCAGGATGTGCGTGTACATCATGTATGCAAAAGCTACAATCTACGATTGATTATGCATTCAAATTGTGTGGCAGCATAGGATTATTCTTCAGTTTTACTGAG CCTTTTATTCAAGGAGTCATATAA
- the Tsp97e gene encoding tetraspanin 97E isoform X3, protein MCGGFTCSKNALTALNILYIVVAFILIGVAVYGRASALVTNLPIIGGILACGVILILISIIGLIGAVKHHQVLLFFYMLILFLLFLIQFSIACACLAVNTKQQEQLAEQGWRHVADDLRGKVQTTFNCCGFNSTVTDILDEQHPLSCKAVNKICCQYTTDPGCACTSCMQKLQSTIDYAFKLCGSIGLFFSFTEVIAAFIARRYRNQLNPHQKAVFS, encoded by the exons ATGTGTGGCGGCTTTACGTGCTCGAAAAATGCATTAACGGCACTAAACATCCTTTATATT gttgttgcatttattttaatTGGTGTTGCTGTCTACGGAAGGGCTTCTGCATTAGTCACAAATCTTCCTATAATTGGAGGAATCTTAGCATGTGGTGTAATATTAATTCTGATTTCAATAATAGGGCTTATTGGTGCTGTTAAGCATCATCAAGTTTTATTATTCTTT TACATGCTTATTTTGTTCTTACTGTTTCTGATTCAATTCAGTATTGCTTGTGCGTGTCTTGCTGTTAACACCAAACAACAAGAACAACTAGCAGAGCAG GGTTGGAGGCATGTTGCAGATGATTTGAGAGGAAAAGTACAAACTACTTTTAATTGCTGTGGATTTAACAGCACTGTGACTGACATTTTAGATGAACAGCATCCATTGTCTTGCAAAGCTGTCAAT AAAATTTGTTGCCAGTATACTACAGATCCAGGATGTGCGTGTACATCATGTATGCAAAAGCTACAATCTACGATTGATTATGCATTCAAATTGTGTGGCAGCATAGGATTATTCTTCAGTTTTACTGAG GTGATTGCTGCTTTCATAGCACGACGTTACAGGAATCAATTAAACCCACATCAAAAAGCTGTTTTTTCTTGA
- the Tsp97e gene encoding tetraspanin 97E isoform X1, translating into MCGGFTCSKNALTALNILYIVVAFILIGVAVYGRASALVTNLPIIGGILACGVILILISIIGLIGAVKHHQVLLFFYMLILFLLFLIQFSIACACLAVNTKQQEQLAEQGWRHVADDLRGKVQTTFNCCGFNSTVTDILDEQHPLSCKAVNKICCQYTTDPGCACTSCMQKLQSTIDYAFKLCGSIGLFFSFTESVAMNSII; encoded by the exons ATGTGTGGCGGCTTTACGTGCTCGAAAAATGCATTAACGGCACTAAACATCCTTTATATT gttgttgcatttattttaatTGGTGTTGCTGTCTACGGAAGGGCTTCTGCATTAGTCACAAATCTTCCTATAATTGGAGGAATCTTAGCATGTGGTGTAATATTAATTCTGATTTCAATAATAGGGCTTATTGGTGCTGTTAAGCATCATCAAGTTTTATTATTCTTT TACATGCTTATTTTGTTCTTACTGTTTCTGATTCAATTCAGTATTGCTTGTGCGTGTCTTGCTGTTAACACCAAACAACAAGAACAACTAGCAGAGCAG GGTTGGAGGCATGTTGCAGATGATTTGAGAGGAAAAGTACAAACTACTTTTAATTGCTGTGGATTTAACAGCACTGTGACTGACATTTTAGATGAACAGCATCCATTGTCTTGCAAAGCTGTCAAT AAAATTTGTTGCCAGTATACTACAGATCCAGGATGTGCGTGTACATCATGTATGCAAAAGCTACAATCTACGATTGATTATGCATTCAAATTGTGTGGCAGCATAGGATTATTCTTCAGTTTTACTGAG TCTGTTGCAATGAACAGTATTATTTAG
- the LOC143183333 gene encoding facilitated trehalose transporter Tret1, translated as MNESRIKWWPQYLAAITATLSMATSGSHIGWTSPILPKLKSPDSQLHLTSDDASWIASFTLLGSIPGNVLAALLVDRIGRKICLLVGVVPLAIGWVLIITAWNPYVLYVSRFTSGIGLGVAYVVCPMYIGEIADKEIRGSMGSFIKLMVTFGELYAHVIGPFVSYECLAYSCALIPVVFFLTFTWMPESPYYLLMRNREKDAVKSLKRLKRHASENQLEEDLEQMQKTVIRDLSDKGHFWDLFNTTGNRKAVLVSFGLQLILQFSGIAAIESYTQEILEEADTGLSAAIAVIILSVLQLVAGVGAAALVDQLGRRPLLLVTTLLGGLSLTVAGAFYLLKFQMLVDMTDFGWILHASVIFYELIIALGLNPLPYMMLGELFPTNVKGAAVSLANIWGSLLAFIVSKMYQVVSDSWGVYASFGWFAATCYLGIIFIFFMVPETKGKSLLEIQEELNCRKKTKKQDIKKNERDIRVSTIV; from the exons ATGAACGAATCGCGCATCAAATGGTGGCCGCAGTATTTAGCAGCGATTACAG CCACCTTGTCGATGGCAACGTCAGGCTCTCACATAGGCTGGACGTCCCCGATCCTACCAAAGCTGAAGTCTCCAGACTCTCAACTACACCTTACCTCGGATGACGCTTCATGGATCGCCTCATTCACTCTCCTCGGCTCGATCCCTGGCAACGTACTCGCAGCACTATTAGTAGACCGCATCGGTCGCAAAATCTGCCTTCTGGTAGGAGTGGTGCCACTCGCCATTGGTTGGGTCCTAATAATCACAGCCTGGAACCCGTACGTCCTCTACGTGTCAAGGTTCACCAGCGGGATCGGCCTCGGCGTGGCGTACGTCGTCTGTCCCATGTACATCGGCGAGATCGCTGATAAAGAAATCAGAGGTTCCATGGGGTCCTTTATCAAGCTAATGGTAACATTCGGCGAGCTCTACGCGCACGTGATTGGCCCCTTCGTCTCGTACGAATGCCTGGCCTACAGTTGCGCTCTAATCCCCGTAGTCTTCTTTCTAACATTCACCTGGATGCCAGAGTCCCCTTACTATTTATTAATGAGGAATCGCGAGAAGGACGCGGTGAAAAGTTTGAAGCGCCTGAAGAGGCACGCTTCAGAGAACCAGCTGGAGGAGGACCTGGAGCAAATGCAGAAGACAGTGATCCGTGACCTGAGCGACAAGGGACACTTCTGGGACCTCTTCAACACCACTGGGAACAGGAAGGCTGTGCTGGTCAGCTTTGGCCTCCAGCTGATCCTTCAGTTCAGcggcatagccgccatagaatcGTACACGCAAGAGATTCTCGAGGAGGCTGACACGGGATTGTCTGCTGCGATTGCAGTGATCATTCTGAGCGTTCTTCAACTAGTTGCTGGCGTGGGGGCTGCAGCTTTGGTGGACCAGCTAGGGAGGAGACCCTTGCTCCTGGTCACCACTCTGCTCGGCGGGCTGTCCTTGACCGTTGCTGGAGCGTTTTACTTATTAAAGTTCCAGATGCTAGTGGATATGACCGACTTTGGTTGGATTCTTCATGCCTCTGTAATATTTTACGAGCTTATTATCGCGTTAGGCTTAAACCCATTGCCCTACATGATGCTGGGAGAGCTTTTCCCGACGAACGTGAAAGGGGCTGCCGTGTCCTTGGCGAACATATGGGGTTCCCTTTTAGCATTTATCGTTTCGAAGATGTACCAAGTTGTATCGGATTCTTGGGGGGTTTACGCTTCATTTGGTTGGTTCGCGGCTACCTGTTACCTTGGGATCATCTTTATCTTTTTCATGGTCCCGGAAACGAAAGGGAAGTCGCTGTTGGAGATACAGGAGGAATTGAACTGTAGGAAGAAAACGAAGAAGCAAGATATAAAGAAAAATGAGAGGGATATTCGTGTAAGTACCATAGTTTAA